From the genome of Caretta caretta isolate rCarCar2 chromosome 27, rCarCar1.hap1, whole genome shotgun sequence, one region includes:
- the LOC125626683 gene encoding uncharacterized protein C17orf113 isoform X5: protein MKASPFVGLVVDEMVDILEHRNLVMFTTTISPCDGQTSITFLGSFELPAGEAYTVADKAIEVMHSFGVPTMKITWLSSESSSLMADRLNGVGTKLKSICPLLTEMHCMSHRSSLLPAESVVNIEYVRKYETTVDAVYRLYSNFKGESNSLQELQSVLDLCEIDLEGPKTIHWTSIFPAVEAIDSSWPTLVLLLESESQRSPVAFGLCEELKKFQFVAFTKILLDVLPVFQKLSRFPQIEDFDLSILKPIVSATATTLQAQKTTSGQNFQEFLNEMNEHPREDREDESRFYYKGVELASCSKLHLKNFEHLKETYLESVQGNLLDRFPSHVLEAVNSFSAIFNPKCYPQSLDDIGSYGITELNFLLQAYSRVVVSERALNDFPLFKRIVFSLSQLSFKDLCIKLVYSHSEMHELFPDFAVLAAIALVLPLGSVLYEKINRGRELMKRSQWRYAKDSSLSNFMKIAIDGPTINEFDFALAIEYYESLRESDFIMAQVK from the coding sequence ATGAAAGCCTCGCCGTTCGTTGGGCTGGTGGTGGACGAGATGGTCGACATTCTGGAGCACAGGAACCTGGTCATGTTTACAACCACCATCTCCCCGTGCGACGGGCAGACCTCCATCACATTCCTGGGCAGCTTTGAGCTGCCAGCTGGGGAGGCCTACACTGTGGCGGACAAAGCGATCGAGGTGATGCACTCTTTTGGCGTTCCCACCATGAAGATCACGTGGCTCAGCTCTGAAAGCTCTTCCCTGATGGCCGATAGGCTGAATGGGGTGGGGACCAAGCTGAAGTCCATCTGTCCTCTTCTCACTGAGATGCACTGCATGTCCCACaggagctccctgctgccagctgagAGTGTTGTAAATATCGAATATGTCCGGAAATACGAGACCACGGTGGACGCTGTCTACCGACTCTACTCCAACTTCAAAGGGGAGAGCAACAgcctccaggagctgcagagtgTCCTGGATCTATGCGAGATAGATCTGGAGGGCCCCAAGACCATCCACTGGACTTCCATCTTCCCAGCTGTGGAGGCAATTGACTCCTCATGGCCTACGTTGGTGCTTCTTCTGGAGAGTGAGTCGCAGAGGTCCCCCGTGGCGTTTGGCCTCTGCGAAGAGCTCAAGAAGTTCCAGTTCGTGGCTTTCACAAAGATCCTCCTGGATGTCCTCCCCGTCTTCCAGAAGCTGAGTCGGTTCCCCCAGATTGAGGACTTCGATCTCTCCATCCTGAAGCCCATCGTCTCTGCCACCGCCACCACCCTGCAAGCCCAGAAGACCACGAGCGGCCAGAATTTCCAGGAGTTCCTCAACGAGATGAATGAGCATCCTCGAGAGGACCGGGAAGATGAGAGCCGTTTCTACTACAAGGGGGTGGAGCTTGCCAGCTGCTCCAAGTTGCACCTGAAGAACTTTGAGCACTTGAAGGAGACCTACCTCGAGAGCGTGCAGGGCAACTTGCTGGATAGGTTCCCTAGCCACGTGCTTGAGGCTGTCAACTCCTTCTCCGCCATCTTTAACCCCAAGTGCTACCCCCAGTCTTTGGATGATATCGGCAGCTATGGCATCACCGAACTGAACTTCCTCTTGCAGGCTTATTCCCGGGTGGTGGTGAGTGAAAGGGCACTGAACGATTTCCCTCTTTTCAAACGGATAGTGTTCAGCCTCAGCCAGTTATCCTTCAAGGACCTGTGCATCAAGCTGGTTTACAGCCATTCCGAAATGCACGAGCTCTTCCCGGACTTTGCTGTCCTGGCTGCCATTGCTCTGGTCTTGCCTCTTGGCTCGGTGCTCTATGAGAAGATCAACCGGGGCCGGGAACTCATGAAACGCAGCCAGTGGCGCTATGCGAAGGACTCAAGCCTGTCCAACTTCATGAAAATCGCTATAGATGGGCCCACCATTAACGAGTTTGACTTTGCGTTAGCCATCGAGTATTACGAAAGTCTGAGAGAATCCGATTTCATCATGGCACAGGTTAAATAA